A stretch of the Papaver somniferum cultivar HN1 chromosome 6, ASM357369v1, whole genome shotgun sequence genome encodes the following:
- the LOC113288538 gene encoding uncharacterized protein LOC113288538, whose amino-acid sequence MLSHFICGNFHDQEDNEEEYYPWSNTSSPNRSPSPTATPKRSSSSSPKRSKMSSFCNRRQKNKNPYSSRGIDKFTSLLADLEDERIKILDRIATTTTQDIPLIRFAYSNSKRNLVPIVTRLQNQQQKKQPKLHIDGNDKIVEMTEPLISRKLEVGLSVPKREMQRMASPLSSPEAVKKIQKKSLLDKSKSHICKYYFGIVIVLILLCLAIYGRSFAIICMSVCWYVMPIVHKNLNSRTMKKKNNYTDEEKKMGIDGFPYSFKTKNMLRSATMDIINLQCS is encoded by the coding sequence ATGTTGAGTCACTTCATCTGTGGAAATTTTCATGATCaagaagataatgaagaagagtaCTATCCATGGAGCAATACTTCGTCACCAAACAGATCACCTTCACCAACAGCAACACCAAAGagatcatcctcatcatcaccgAAAAGAAGTAAGATGAGTAGTTTCTGTAATAGGAGGCAGAAAAACAAGAACCCGTATTCATCTCGGGGGATAGATAAATTTACTTCGCTTTTAGCTGATCTTGAAGATGAAAGAATAAAGATTTTGGATCGAATCGCTACTACAACTACACAAGATATCCCTTTAATACGTTTCGCGTATTCAAATTCGAAACGTAATTTGGTTCCAATTGTTACCAGGTTACAAAATCAACAGCAGAAGAAACAACCCAAGTTACATATCGATGGTAATGACAAAATTGTTGAGATGACAGAACCATTAATTAGCAGAAAACTGGAAGTCGGATTATCTGTCCCGAAGAGGGAAATGCAAAGAATGGCATCACCATTATCGTCACCAGAGGCAGTGAAGAAGATACAGAAGAAAAGTTTGCTAGACAAAAGTAAAAGTCATATATGCAAGTACTACTTCGGAATTGTCATAGTGTTGATTCTATTATGCTTGGCGATTTACGGGAGATCGTTTGCAATAATCTGTATGTCAGTTTGTTGGTATGTGATGCCTATTGTTCACAAAAACTTGAATTCaagaacaatgaagaagaagaataattacACCGATGAGGAGAAGAAAATGGGTATTGATGGATTTCCTTATTCATTCAAGACTAAGAACATGTTGAGAAGTGCAACTATGGATATAATTAATCTTCAATGTTCTTAA